The following proteins are encoded in a genomic region of Candidatus Binatia bacterium:
- a CDS encoding exodeoxyribonuclease VII small subunit: protein MEDSKDVKKFDHAMAELEAIVARLETGDLPLEEALATFEAGIALVRTLNQRLTEAEARIELLSHDAQGAVRLRPVSEQELKE, encoded by the coding sequence ATGGAAGATTCCAAAGACGTCAAGAAGTTTGATCACGCCATGGCAGAGCTGGAGGCCATCGTTGCCCGCCTCGAGACCGGCGACCTGCCGCTAGAGGAGGCGCTGGCCACCTTCGAAGCCGGGATCGCACTGGTACGGACGCTGAACCAGCGTCTCACCGAAGCGGAGGCCCGAATCGAACTCTTGAGCCATGACGCGCAAGGAGCGGTACGGCTACGACCCGTCTCTGAGCAGGAGCTCAAGGAATGA